A region of Vigna radiata var. radiata cultivar VC1973A chromosome 6, Vradiata_ver6, whole genome shotgun sequence DNA encodes the following proteins:
- the LOC106764694 gene encoding WD repeat-containing protein 26, with product MGGVEDEEPALKRMKLSSKGLVALSNGSSSKEPVGGLSRDFMARPLPSKGDEQVVGSKGVIKKEEFVRIIAKALYSLGYGKSGAHLEEESGIPLHSPGVNLFMQQILDGNLDDSVATLRKIAPADESVVRSASFLILEQKFFELLNREKVMEALKTLRTEITPLCINSSRIRELSSYIVSPSPRLDIGRVRSRSKLLEELQKMLPPTVMIPEKRLEHLVEQALILQREACPFHNSLDKEMSLYSDHHCGKDQIPSSTLQILDAHDDEVWFVQFSHNGKYLASASNDRTAIIWEVGINGGLTVKHRLTGHQKPVSSVSWSPNDHELLTCGVEEAIRRWDVSTGKCIQLYEKAGTGLVSCTWFPCGKYILCGFSDKSICMWELDGKEVESWKGQKTLKISDLEIMDNGKEILSICKPNSVLLFNRETKDERFIEEYQPITAFSLSKDNKFLLVNLLTQEIHLWNIEGDPRLVGKYKGHRRTRFIIRSCFGGLKQAFIASGSEDSQVYIWHRSSGELIEALPGHSGSVNCVSWNPANPHMLASASDDRTIRIWGLNSLHNNYQNVPSNGVHHYCNGGS from the exons ATGGGAGGTGTGGAAGATGAAGAACCAGCCTTGAAGCGAATGAAGTTATCCTCTAAAGGATTGGTTGCCTTGTCTAACGGTTCTTCTTCTAAAGAGCCTGTTGGAGGCTTGTCCAGGGACTTCATGGCTCGGCCCCTACCGTCTAAAGGGGACGAACAAGTTGTTGGTTCAAAAGGGGTTATAAAGAAAGAGGAATTTGTCAGGATAATTGCAAAGGCTTTATATTCTCTTGGTTACGGGAAGAGTGGGGCACATCTAGAGGAGGAGTCTGGAATACCTTTACACTCTCCTGGGGTGAATCTATTTATGCAGCAAATACTTGATGGGAATTTGGATGACAGTGTAGCCACATTACGTAAAATTGCTCCCGCAGATGAAAGCGTGGTCAGGTCAGCCTCATTTTTAATATTGGAGCAGAAATTCTTTGAGCTTCTAAATCGTGAAAAGGTCATGGAAGCATTGAAGACCCTGAGGACGGAGATCACTCCACTTTGCATTAATAGCAGTAGAATTCGAGAACTTTCTTCCTACATAGTTTCACCTTCTCCTAGATTAGATATTGGAAGGGTGAGGTCTCGGTCAAAGCTTCTAGAGGAATTGCAAAAAATGCTCCCCCCTACAGTAATGATACCTGAAAAGAGGTTGGAGCATTTAGTTGAACAAGCCCTCATCTTACAACGAGAGGCATGCCCATTTCATAATTCATTGGACAAGGAGATGTCATTATATTCAGATCATCATTGTGGAAAAGATCAGATTCCTTCCAGTACATTACAG ATATTAGATGCACATGATGATGAAGTCTGGTTTGTACAATTTTCACATAATGGGAAATATTTAGCTTCGGCATCAAATGATCGAACTGCAATAATTTGggag GTTGGCATAAATGGTGGACTGACTGTAAAGCATAGATTGACTGGTCACCAGAAACCTGTTTCTTCAGTTTCATGGAGTCCTAATGACCATGAGCTTCTCACATGCGGAGTGGAGGAGGCTATTAGGCGTTGGGATGTCTCCACTGGCAAATGCATCCAACTTTATGAAAAAGCTGGTACTGGCCTAGTTTCCTGTACGTGGTTCCCGTGTGGGAAATATATACTTTGTGGTTTCAGTGACAAGAGCATTTGCATGTGGGAATTAGATGGGAAAGAAGTGGAGTCTTGGAAAGGACAAAAAACCCTTAAGATATCTGATTTGGAAATCATGGATAACGGGAAAGAGATTCTAAGTATCTGTAAACCCAATTCTGTACTGTTGTTCAATAGAGAAACAAAGGATGAGAGATTTATTGAAGAGTATCAACCAATAACGGCTTTTTCCTTATCGAAGGATAACAAATTCTTGTTGGTTAATCTTTTGACTCAAGAAATACATCTATGGAACATTGAAGGCGATCCTAGGCTTGTTGGCAAGTACAAAGGTCACAGGCGTACCCGATTTATTATCAGGTCTTGCTTTGGTGGCCTTAAGCAAGCTTTTATTGCTAGTGGAAGTGAGGATTCACAG GTTTATATATGGCACAGAAGCTCAGGGGAACTAATAGAAGCATTGCCTGGTCATTCAGGATCTGTAAATTGTGTGAGCTGGAACCCAGCAAACCCCCACATGTTAGCCTCGGCTAGCGATGACCGGACAATTCGGATATGGGGCCTAAATTCTCTGCACAACAACTACCAAAATGTTCCCAGCAATGGCGTCCACCATTACTGCAATGGGGGATCTTAG
- the LOC106764695 gene encoding oxygen-evolving enhancer protein 2, chloroplastic-like, with the protein MASTQCFLHHHALSTPARSPSQRIMVSTKPNHLVCKAQKQTPPQEDHVTPISRRLALTVLIGAAAVGSKVQPADAAYGQAANVFGKPKENTDFLPYNGNGFKLSIPSKWNPSKEVEYTGQVLRYEDNFDTTSNVVVTVTPTDKKSITDYGSPEEFLSKVDYLLGKQAFSGETQAEGGFDPNAVATANILETATPVVDGKQYYVLTVLTRTADGDEGGKHQLIRATVKDGKLYICKAQAGDKRWFKGARKFVESTASSFSVA; encoded by the exons ATGGCTTCTACCCAATGTTTCTTGCACCACCATGCCCTTAGCACTCCGGCCAGATCCCCATCACAACGCATCATGGTTAGCACCAAGCCTAACCACCTTGTGTGCAAGGCCCAGAAACAGACACCACCCCAAGAGGATCACGTCACTCCTATCTCTCGCCGTTTAGCTCTCACTGTGCTCATTGGTGCTGCTGCTGTCGGCTCCAAAGTCCAACCTGCAGATGCAGCTTATGGTCAAGCTG CCAATGTGTTTGGAAAGCCAAAGGAAAACACAGATTTCTTGCCATACAATGGAAATGGATTCAAACTATCGATTCCCTCAAAGTGGAACCCAAGCAAAGAGGTTGAGTACACAGGCCAGGTTCTTAGATACGAGGATAACTTTGATACAACCAGCAATGTCGTTGTCACAGTCACTCCAACTGATAAGAAGTCCATCACTGACTATGGTTCACCCGAAGAATTCCTCTCAAAG GTGGATTATTTACTAGGAAAACAGGCCTTCTCTGGTGAAACTCAAGCTGAG GGTGGTTTTGATCCAAATGCTGTGGCCACAGCTAACATCTTAGAGACTGCAACACCTGTGGTTGATGGGAAGCAGTACTATGTATTGACTGTGTTGACAAGGACAGCTGACGGAGATGAAGGTGGGAAGCACCAACTGATCAGAGCAACCGTAAAGGATGGAAAACTGTACATTTGCAAGGCTCAAGCTGGAGACAAGAGATGGTTTAAGGGAGCAAGAAAATTTGTGGAGAGCACAGCAAGTTCTTTCAGTGTTGCTTAA
- the LOC106763936 gene encoding reticulon-like protein B8, which yields MSEKITAENLLNTLVETIAEKQKSGSFFEEDKSSSVSSQFNRLFGRQKPVHHILGGGKSADVLLWRNKKISASVLSAATAIWVLFEWLNYNFLTLLFFVLALGMLGQFLWTNASGLFSRKPTKVPRFVLPDDFFVNIATAIGAEVNRGLRFLQDVSCGGNLKQFLIAVLSLWAGAVIGSWCNFLTVMYIGFVAAHTLPVFYERYEDQVDNFVYKVFDQMQNHYQKLDSGLLSKIPKGKLKGKKYE from the exons ATGTCTGAGAAAATCACAGCGGAAAACCTTTTAAACACCCTTGTGGAAACAATTGCCGAGAAGCAAAAATCTGGATCATTTTTTGAAGAAGACAAGTCAAGCTCAGTGAGCTCCCAATTCAATAGACTCTTTGGACGCCAGAAACCTGTGCACCATATTTTAGGGGGTGGAAAAT CTGCTGATGTGTTGTTATGGAGGAACAAGAAGATTTCTGCTAGCGTTTTATCTGCAGCAACAGCTATATGGGTGCTATTTGAATGGCTTAATTACAATTTCCTAACTCTTCTATTCTTTGTTCTGGCTCTCGGTATGCTTGGACAGTTTCTTTGGACAAACGCTTCTGGCTTGTTTAGCAG GAAGCCGACTAAAGTTCCCCGTTTTGTTCTCCCAGATGATTTCTTCGTGAATATTGCAACTGCAATTGGTGCGGAGGTTAACCGTGGATTGAGGTTTCTCCAAGATGTTTCATGTGGAGGAAACCTAAAACAATTTCTAATT GCTGTATTAAGCTTATGGGCTGGTGCTGTGATTGGGAGCTGGTGCAATTTTTTGACTGTCATGTATATTG GTTTTGTTGCTGCACATACGCTCCCAGTTTTCTATGAAAGATATGAGGATCAAGTTGATAACTTTGTGTACAAGGTCTTTGATCAGATGCAAAATCACTATCAGAAGCTGGATTCTGGTTTGCTTAGCAAAATCCCTAAGGGAAAGCTCAAAGGAAAGAAGTATGAATAG